The Malus sylvestris chromosome 3, drMalSylv7.2, whole genome shotgun sequence genomic sequence GCATAAATTGATTCTTCGTACAAAAATAGATACAACAACCAACCTTTGTCCTGCTAAGTGaggttggctatatgaatcttagaacgccctGATTCCGTCAAACATATATCTgggaaaaaaataagaaaacacataaaaacataCAACTAATGGATCGAATTGTTGATTTATATCACAAATTTTCACTCCCAAGTGATCCCAAATGAACACAAAACCAACTAATTTAACATTATTCAACAAAACTAGcaaaaagataaaaagtaacagaggaaaaatgaaaagattgaaactttcGGGGACACACCAGAAAATTCCCAGGTTGCTTTTACAGAAACAAAAAGCTTGAAACTTTAACACGATGAGAACCTCCCAGATGGACAAATCAAGAAGAACCCAGAAATTGATCACAAACCAAAGAAGCAGAAACAAGCACGTAACAAATAAGCAGAAAGAGAATGGCCcaatatttgtgtttgttagtGGGATGGGATGGGATGGGGATGGGGTTGGCTTTCTTTCGGCTTTCGGGCTCTGAACCAATATTTGTGGTGTACCCAACACGTATTCTTGTCCATCTCCATCCATCCATCCCAAATCGATGTCAGAATTTACAACACATGGCACCTTCGCTGACATTTTACTAGAACACAacaaaaaaactgaaattaaaaaataaaaaccattcAATATAACATATTCTATGAGATAATATTAAATACATGAACAACAAAGTTCCCTTGAATCCAAGGCCTTCTCACCAGTAAATTGTAGGACGTGTTGTAGGACGTGTGGTTATCAATCACATAGCAGGTGATCCCAGACTTCAAGCCAATTCGTTAAATCCAGTTAGGTTTTGTTAAATCCAGTTAGGTTAAATGATCTAACGGCTCTTATTCAAATGTCTTGTACCGTTAATTCCGTTAAATTCCGTAGATTAAATGATCTAATAGCTGTTATTCAGATATATAACTTAAATTTGCACTTTTAATGTGGACTAGAAAGCCCAAAAAAACAGGAGAAGAATAAGAGTGTAGAGGAGTATGTTTGAGCCCACACATTGCCTGGCCCATATTTTTGGGCCTGAATCGGGCCCTTATCAAAGGGGTTGGGTTGATGCCAGCCGAACCACTGGAcccacaaaaacaaaagtaaaattatCTAAAAAGACTACAATATTTTATCTATTATTTTACTTTAATTTATTcgtgaagaagaaaaacaagttcaATTAAAGTTTAACATAAATaggaaataaataagaaaattaaGGCGCACGCATATGCCCTTATGGATATGCATCAGCCTAATTATCCTACTACTCAATATTATCCAACATTTATTTCCATTAATTTTGTGGTTAAATGCAAATATTGAGCCAAATTACTAAATCTAAATAACTTACAATTTTACTTTTTTCTTATtccaatttttataaaataaaaaatggtacGTAAAATAAACTCGTGCACCAAAATTGGGCACTAAATAATGTAACATATTTTACACAATATAACATTTACGTAGGTTTTGTGGTGTGGGAATTGATTTTCACATGCACTTATTCTCGCTCTACTCACTCTTATCAATTTTCTaatcattgaattgaataaataaataaaaaaagacaatgaataCAAATGAGCCAGGTATGTATATGTCTTATTCTCGTCTCATGAGTCTCATATATTAGTATCATACTCAATTTTTTTGGTCCACTGTAAAATCGTAATCCTTACATGAACCGAGTATATTTGTATTACATTCATTTTGACCTACAGTGGCAGGCTAAGGAGAAAAtattccatttccttttttgAATAGTTTATGTTGGATTTTTATGTAaagtaaaacaataaaaaaataaggaaaactaataaaaatgatttgaaaactttgagttttaacgataaagagaAACTAAAAGGcaaaatgaacaataccatgattgactttttaatctaaaaatgtagttttttgttaaaataaataataccgaGAGTTTTTCGGGGAGTCGTACAACAATGAAGGATTGAGAGGAATTGACACTGGCTGATACGATGTTAAAACCTTGCTTTGCTTCTTCACAATTGCATAGTACTTTCTTGCTTTGCTTCCTTTGTAAGCTATCATCtaacaagcttacaaccatctTATCTACTACTATAGCATCTCTACCTTACATTTGTCATATCGAGATGATGACAAGTGGCATCCTAACATTTTTAGTGTAAACAACAtcgaaaacttttcgttaaagtaaacagcaCCGAAAACCTTTaattaaaattctttaaaaaaatatccaacaaaaaaaataataaaaaataaaaagttggtGGCCACAAATTAAAATTCGAGTTTCATACGAACACGCCCACACTCTATACTTGGTAGTATATATACGAGGGACCTTCTGGCCCAAACCCATTCCTgcgtatctctctctctctacggcTCTCAGACGCTGAGTTTCTCtctgttctttctctctctggaaGTAGAAGCTCCCCAAACCCAACCAGAAAACCCTAGCCTAATCGCCGGTGAGCAtatcgcctcttcgatttctcgATTTCTTATGCTTTTTTCTCTTCAATTGTTTCGGATTGTTGATTTATCGAACGATTGTATgcgaattttcatatttttgggGTTCTTAGCGATCGTTTGATTGATGTTTGTTTcgaattttgtttgaatttccTTTTGAAACGATGGTTCTGTTTTCCTTTTCATGCAATGAATTGATTGAAGTGTAGTTTGAGGGATTTGGCTTTTTTCGTGTGCGGATTAGATCGTTGTGATGCCTTTGGTTACTAGTTGTGGGTTTTTTTGGTTTCGAAATGCTTTGCTTTTCgagtttttgaattttgaatccTAGGGTTTGCTGGTTGATACTATTACTGAGATAAAGCAAGATTTCGATGCGAAATTGtgagtttatttttaattttgtaaccACCTGATTCGATTTAGGAGAAAGGGGCACTTGTAGTGTTGAATTTGTACGTATCAGGTTGTTGGTGGTGGGTGTGTTGATGTTACAGGGTAATGGACACACTACTGTTTCGTGAGCCTTTTACTTTTAATTGGAGTATTGATGTTGGCACAGAAACTCCCGTTTGTTCTATGCGTTTCTTTCGGTTGTGCGACACTGCAACTCAATCAGATGCATATGTAGTATTTATTTTGACTGTTATTGTGTTTAACCTTGCAGCACATTATTGTAGTGTTTCGTGATGGCTTCAAAGCGGATCAACAAGGAGTTGAAGGACCTTCAGAAAGACCCGCCCGCTTCTTGCAGTGCAGGTATTTTGTTCTATTCTCATGTATTTTTAAATGTTTCTTTTGATATGTAATATTTGGGTCGGTTGGTGTTTTGGATATGTGAACTTCAGTTAGCAGTTGTTCAAGTATTCATCTTTTCCTGGATATCATTTTGTGTTGTTGCTTTTGATTCTTGAAGTTTATACGAAAAGATTACTCTCACTGAACATTCACATGGGAGAAGAATGATATTAGAGAATTCACATTtgaaatgaaaaatgtgaagagATTCGTACATCTAATTTTTAAATAGTTGTTTTTGTGCATTGATTGGTATATTGGGCAGCTGGTTTAAGTGTACTTTATAAACTCACTCTCGTTTTAGATTAGTGTGTTTGTTGTTGTTTCTAATGCATTGTCCTTCAGCAGTTTGTTTTAATGTAAATTGCACAACAGTTTTTTCCGGGAAGGACTGAGTGTGCCtggttttttaattagagataccAGTATTATCTCTTATTCTTCTGGTTTGGTGGatatattgtttattttggATGTTGCATGTAATTCTTTTAACCATGTTTTTGAGTAAGAACCAGGTTTTAATGCAGAAGAGAAGAGGCATTAAGGTTTTGCTGTTGAAGTTTACAAAATATTACTGTTTTATGTATGTTTTAAAACtaagtttttcttttccaacAGGTCCCGTTGCTGATGATATGTTTCACTGGCAAGCAACTATTATGGGCCCGGGGGACAGCCCATTTTCTGGTGGTGTTTTTCTCGTATCCATTCATTTCCCGCCTGATTACCCTTTCAAGCCACCCAAGGTATATATCCCCAGAAATTTAATCCACCTTGTGCAATACAAACTAGAGCAGCAAAATATTTCATCTGTTTAAGGCTTGTAATTTCAatgcaattggattgatgtagTGTGTTGTTTTTATATGGTGATAATAATACTCATAGCGTGCTACTTTTTGTGCATTGAACAGGTTGCCTTCCGAACAAAAGTTTACCATCCGAACATCAATAGCAATGGTAGTATCTGCCTtgacatcctcaaggagcagtGGAGTCCTGCCCTGACCATTTCCAAGGTAACGCACTTATCTCGTGTTATTTAGATCTTCCTTCATTCTTTTCTGTGTCAATGCATATTGATGCGCATTGTTTGTCATTTACATAATAACTGATTGTTTCTTGATGCAGGTCCTCCTCTCCATTTGCTCCCTTCTGACAGATCCAAACCCCGACGATCCTCTGGTGCCTGAGATTGCGCACATGTACAAGACTGATAGACAGAAATACGAGGCCACTGCTCGATCGTGGACCCAGAAGTATGCCATGGGCTAGGGGATTCTTCTCCCTGAGAAATCCATTATGCTTGAATGTTATCGTAATAGTAAATAAATAGATGTAAGAGGTGGAACTGGGATTTTTAAGATGCTTGTTCTTATTTCGTCTGCGTATTGTCTCTTTTGGTATGGAGGAGGTTTACATTGTTTTGCCGCCTTCAAGTTGAGACAATGTTATTTTCAATAGGTGGAAAATTTCCCTTCGTTATTTGGAATTCcttttttcttgtttgattGATAAGTTTATGCTTTCTTGTTTGCATTGTTTTAATTTGATGCTCTGGTGTTGGATGAGAAAAGCTCAATCTCAACATGCAATGCGTCTCGGAATCGGACCGAACTTTCAATTCGATGTCAAATTCCGAGATAGTGTTTAGAGGAGGTATTTATGTCTGTTTTGGATTGCTTCTTGAAGGGGTAAAAACTTTGGAGGCGGCCTTTTCGTTGTGTGTTGATGAAAATCGTACTTCTGCATCTCTCTCCACAGCCCCTTGAAATTACAATTGTGACTTTTTGCTCTTTGCTTTCACAGTCTCAATTTGTCCATTTTGTCAAGTTGTTCAGGAAAATCGTTAACTTTGTATAACTAGAACCAAAACGGTAATGCTAAGTTTTGAGCAAAAAATTTCCGCTTCATCCAAGTTAACGATTTTTTTGACCAACGTAATGGAATAGGGTAACGGACACAAAATGAAAGTGTGGCAAAATCACATATTTGCAAGTTCAGGGGAATGTGGGATTTTCGTGAAAGCGCAACAAcatataaatgaataaaaactcGTTTGGATGTAATTTTAAAATGGTTAAAAGTGTCTTTAGAtaaaatgtttttttgtttcaaaatcacttaaaagtgttttctgcaagaagcaccagttatgtgctttatgtgattcttccaagaagcactaattatgtgtttcttccaagaagcattttaagtatttttccagaatttacttgcatttttactaaggattggttccaaaaacattttcacgaaaagcgctttcagtcattttaaaagcacgtTCAAACAAACACTAAATCTTTAGATGATTAAAAGTGTTGTTTATGGTACTttggggaagaaaaaaaatttagaagtgCCCATGAGCTTTAAGTGCTTTTTAGTGCATTTTGAAGAAGCATCTATGAGGTACTTACTCAAGGAGCGTTTCTACTTTCTTTTTCGAAAGAAATAAGCATGATCGAGCACAAACTTTCTTTTGAGGAGTGGTTATCACGCTTCCTTTTGCTTTATTTGTCTCATTCTTTTTGTTACAGCATGGGTTGAACAAATCAGGGCAAAATTAATTTCGACAAAAAACATTTGAAGAAGTGTATAAGAGGAAAGTTGGACTATGTAAATAACTGTTCATTATGATTTTCACGAGTAATATTTGCATAATATTATGATGAGCAACAGGGCAAGCCATCATTCCTTCCTGCTACATAATAAAGAAAACCTCATACAtggtcagaaaaaaaaaagcaaatgacTCTAGgccacaaaacaaaacaaaatattgaaCTAATGAAGTGGATTGTGAGAGAGAAACATGTAGGAGGGGAGTTGACATGGATCAGGCAATCTCCTTGAATGAAAGGACCACCCATCCAGCAAAGAGCGAGGTCTTGATGTTGATGGCCCGAGGTAGAGCGCTCAATGGGCTAGGATGGCCCCGTTGAGCCTTACCAACCTCAGGAAAACTTCGGAGAACAATCGAGA encodes the following:
- the LOC126615830 gene encoding ubiquitin-conjugating enzyme E2 28-like gives rise to the protein MASKRINKELKDLQKDPPASCSAGPVADDMFHWQATIMGPGDSPFSGGVFLVSIHFPPDYPFKPPKVAFRTKVYHPNINSNGSICLDILKEQWSPALTISKVLLSICSLLTDPNPDDPLVPEIAHMYKTDRQKYEATARSWTQKYAMG